The Pseudoalteromonas carrageenovora IAM 12662 DNA window GCTGCGCATAAACGTTTGCAAGACATGATCAATTCAGGTGAAGGTTTACCTGAGGGCGTAGATTTTGATAACAAGTTTATTTACTACGTAGGTCCAGTTGATGCCGTTGGTGATGAAGCTGTAGGCCCAGCAGGCCCAACTACAGCAACACGTATGGATAAATTTACCGATATGATGCTAGAAAAAACTGGCATTGTAGGCATGATTGGTAAAGCCGAACGTGGCCCTGCTACAGTTGAATCTATTAAAGAGCATAAATCAGTTTACTTAATGGCTGTAGGCGGCGCAGCTTACTTAGTATCTAAAGCGATTAAAAAAGCACGTGTTGTAGCCTTTGAAGATTTAGGTATGGAAGCAATCTACGAATTTGAAGTAGAAGATATGCCAGTAACAGTTGCTGTAGATAGCGAAGGTGCAAATGCACATACGCAAGGCCCTGCAATTTGGAAAGCTAAAATTGAAGAGCTAGACGGTAAATTAAAATAAGCCGTTAATTTTAAAAAGCGAGTTTAGGCTCGCTTTTTAGTATTCTAAATTCTCTTATTAACTAATTTAACACCTCAGACCAGTTTTGATTACTCCCCTCTAATTTTCATAAACCTATACACTGTGCGCATTGCAGTATAATTGGCACTTGTACTTTAAACTTTACATCTATTAGTTTCTTCTCGTTTACGTAAGCGTAAGTTGTTGTGGTTTTTATTAATTTAGTTTTTAAAATTAAAATAGTTGTTTATTAAGGTTTTTTTATCTTTAAAATGGCTTTTGTTGGGTTGTTTAATTTAAGCTTGATGTTTTCATTGGGTTTATCATCCATTGGTGTGGCGAACCTGAATATGAAGTGGTAAAGTCTCGTGAATTTCCAGCGCGTATACCCTCTCACGGGTTAATTTTTCGGAGTATTTAAAGTGGCTGTATTTAACCAAGCTGAATTTGATAACCACGAACAAGTGGTTTTTTGTTCTGATGAAGAGTCAGGCTTAAAAGCAATTATTGCTGTACATAATACCAATTTAGGCCCTGCTGTTGGCGGCTGTAGAATGTGGGATTATGCAAATGACGACGATGCAGTTTACGATGTGTTGCGTTTAGCTAAAGGCATGACATATAAAAATGCAGTTGCACGCCTACCATTTGGTGGTGGTAAGTCAGTTATTATTGGTAACGCTAAAGAAATTAAATCAGAGCAGTTATTTCGTGCTTTTGGCCGAAAGCTAGAAGGGTTAGGTGGTAGCTATTACTGTGCAGAAGATGTAAATATCACTTGCGACGATGTTGCCCTGATGAATAAAGAGACAAACTACGTTTTGGGTCTTGAAGGTAAAAGTGGTAACCCATCGCCATTTACTGCTTACGGTACATTTTTAGGAATTAAAGCCGCATTACAGCATCAACGCGGTCATCAAAACTTTGCGGGTATTAAAGTGGCTGTACAAGGTTTAGGTTCAGTTGCTTATGCGCTGTGTAAGTATTTATCTGAAGCAGGTGCAGAGTTGTTTGTTACTGATATAAACCAAGACGCTATTGAAAGAGTAGTCAATGACTTTAATGCAACAGCGGTTGGTATTGATGAAATTTACGACTTAGATGTAGATGTATATGCGCCCTGTGCGTTAGGTGCAACGATTAACGACTTAACGATTCCGCGTTTAAAAGCGACGATTATTGCAGGCTGTGCTAATAATCAGCTGGCAGAGTCTCGCCACGGTGAAGTTATTCGTGAAAAAGGCATTCTATATGCACCAGATTACGTAATTAACGCTGGCGGTATTATTAATGTTTATTACGAAACAGCACCTGAAGGTTACAGTAAAGCTGCATCTAATAAGCATGTTGAGGTGATTTTTGATACTTTGACTGAAATTTTTGCTCGTAGCGAAAAAGAGCAAAAATCAACGCATTTAATTGCTGATGAGTTAGCACAAGAGATCATTAAAAACGGTCTTTAATCAGTAATTACACAATGAAAGGCGTACAGAGGTACGCCTTTTTTGTTTATACTTTAAGGTGTTAATTACACTCACACGGATATTATGACTTCTTCAACTCCTTTTATGCAGCCTTTTGATTTAGAAAGTTGGTCTCGCACGCAGCACTTTGAGCTTTTTAAAAACTTTGCTCAGCCTTACTTTAATGTTTGTGTGCGTATAGATGCACAGCAGCTTTATCAGTATTGTAAAACGCAGAGCTTATCTTTTTTTCAGGCTTATATATTTTGTACTTTAAAAGCATGCCATGCTTATGAGCCGGTAATGCTACGTATTTTAGAGCAAAAGCCTTGGTTGCTTAATCAAGTACGAGCAAGTGTGGTTGAGCTTGATAAAAATGATACATTTATTTTTAGTTATTTTAATAGTAAGAGCACATTTGCTGAGTTTGCAGTTCATGCCAGTGAAGTAAGTAAAAAAGCTAAATCTCAGCCGCTTTTTTCAGATGCGTTTGAGCAAACAGAAGGGCAAGCCGATTTAATTCACATCTCGGTTTTACCATGGTTAAACTTTAGCGCGTTTTCGCATGCGTTTAGTAATGGAGAGAGTTTAGGGATCCCTAAATTTGTGTTTGGTCAATTTGATAAAAGTACAGGAACCATGCCTCTATCTGTTGATGTACACCACTCGTTGATGGATGGATTGCATGTCGCTAAATTTATCAACGTACTGCAAAGTGCCTTTGATGACTTTTGTAATAGCTGATTGGCAGGTAAGCTAAAGCTTATTATTAAATAACCTGTACTCTGGATAATAAACCTATCTCTAGCTGCTACTTTAAGCGCTAACTGTGTTGAATTTACTTGCAATAGGCTAGCTATTGACGCGTAAATTCGCCTTGTTTTCATTAAAAATCTCTGGCTAGAGAAAATAAGCTTAAATATCATCATAATTCAATACGTTAGTAAATCTCTTAACCAGAATTCAGGTTAAATAATTTTAAAATAACGTGCGCTCTATATTAAATGTGAAGCCATATGCAGTTGAAAAACAACATCCCCGGACATATTTATATAACATAAATTAATTTAGGACGTCCTTATGATAAATGGACTGTTATTACTCATTTTAGTTGTGTTTGTTATTGTGTTTTGGCGATGGCCTTCAATACAAAACCGCTTATGGCAAAAAAAGTATAAAACTCTCTCCTTAAATTCTCAGCAAAAAGATATCTTACTCCGCTGCATGCCTATTTATAAAAAAATGACTGACGCAGATAGAGAAAAGCTAGAGCACCATATTGTCTGGTTTTTAAACGAGAAACGCTTTTTAGGGCGCGATGGTTTAAAGCTAACACCTGCCATGAAATTAATTGTAGCTGCCGACGCGTGTGTACTTGTGCTAAATAAGCCATGGCCGCTTTATAAAAACGTGAAGGAGATATTACTATACCCAAGCGCTTACTATGCGCCGCAATCAACCCGCGATAGGGCAGGGCTTGTTAGTTATCATAACGCTGTACGTTTGGGTGAGTCGTGGCCTGGCGGCACCTTAGTGCTTAGTTGGCACGATGTGCTGGAGGGAAACAGATTACCTAGCGATGGCCATAACTTGGTATTTCATGAATTTGCTCATCAGCTTGATCAAGAAACAGGTAAAACATCGGGTACGCCACTTTTAAAAAGCGCTGCACAATACACAGAATGGGGGCGTGTATTTAGCCGTGCATTTACTCAGTTAAAAACACATGTGGCGTATAGTATGAGCCATGTTATACATAGTTATGGTGCAACTAATGAGGCTGAATTTTTTGCTGTGATCACAGAAACATTCTTAGAAAAACCAGCTGAACTTAGACATCACGATCCTGAAATTTATCGTCTGCTGGTTGATTACTATCAATTTGATCCTATTGTTTGGCATTAAACCTACATAAACTGCGTTTTATCATATAACGCTGGCAAGTTAGGCTTGTTTTTGTTGCAATCATGTAAAATAGATTTAACTGCAACAATAACAAGCGAGAAACGCATGAAAAAAATGCTTCATACAGTATTGGCACTTTCAGTGTCATTGGCTCTAGGGCATGTAAATGCTGCCGAAAAAGATGAACAAAAATGGCAAGTAGACTCTCCTAAAGGCCAGTTTGTTGACGCTGCAATTAGCGTTGAACAAGGCACATGGATGAATATTGATGTAAGCCCTGATGGAAAAACAGTTGTGTTTGACCTGCTCGGTGATATTTATACAATGCCAATGAGTGGCGGTACAGCTACAAAACTTACCTCAGATATTGCATGGCAGATGCAGCCTCGCTTTAGTCCAAATGGAAAACACATTGCTTTTACCTC harbors:
- a CDS encoding Leu/Phe/Val dehydrogenase, with the protein product MAVFNQAEFDNHEQVVFCSDEESGLKAIIAVHNTNLGPAVGGCRMWDYANDDDAVYDVLRLAKGMTYKNAVARLPFGGGKSVIIGNAKEIKSEQLFRAFGRKLEGLGGSYYCAEDVNITCDDVALMNKETNYVLGLEGKSGNPSPFTAYGTFLGIKAALQHQRGHQNFAGIKVAVQGLGSVAYALCKYLSEAGAELFVTDINQDAIERVVNDFNATAVGIDEIYDLDVDVYAPCALGATINDLTIPRLKATIIAGCANNQLAESRHGEVIREKGILYAPDYVINAGGIINVYYETAPEGYSKAASNKHVEVIFDTLTEIFARSEKEQKSTHLIADELAQEIIKNGL
- a CDS encoding CatA-like O-acetyltransferase, with the translated sequence MQPFDLESWSRTQHFELFKNFAQPYFNVCVRIDAQQLYQYCKTQSLSFFQAYIFCTLKACHAYEPVMLRILEQKPWLLNQVRASVVELDKNDTFIFSYFNSKSTFAEFAVHASEVSKKAKSQPLFSDAFEQTEGQADLIHISVLPWLNFSAFSHAFSNGESLGIPKFVFGQFDKSTGTMPLSVDVHHSLMDGLHVAKFINVLQSAFDDFCNS
- a CDS encoding M90 family metallopeptidase; the protein is MINGLLLLILVVFVIVFWRWPSIQNRLWQKKYKTLSLNSQQKDILLRCMPIYKKMTDADREKLEHHIVWFLNEKRFLGRDGLKLTPAMKLIVAADACVLVLNKPWPLYKNVKEILLYPSAYYAPQSTRDRAGLVSYHNAVRLGESWPGGTLVLSWHDVLEGNRLPSDGHNLVFHEFAHQLDQETGKTSGTPLLKSAAQYTEWGRVFSRAFTQLKTHVAYSMSHVIHSYGATNEAEFFAVITETFLEKPAELRHHDPEIYRLLVDYYQFDPIVWH